ATATTGCTGGACAAGGTATCGTTTATAATGAACCATCAATAGTTGCTTACAGAATAAAAGAAAATAAAATTATTGCTGTAGGAGAAGAAGCTTACAAAATGATTGGAAAAGGAAACAAAACAATTAGAGTTGTAAGACCAATGGTTGATGGAGTTATTACTGACATTAGAGCTACTGAAGCTCAATTGAGATATATTTTCTCAAAATTACGTATTACAAAACAATTAAAAAATTCAGTTATGTTATTAGCATGTCCATCAGTTATTACTGAATTGGAAAAAACTGCTCTTAAAAAAATTGCAGTTAATTTAGGTGCAGATCAAGTATTTGTTGAAGAAGAAGTAAAAATGGCTGCCTTAGGTGGAGGAGTTAATATATATGCTCCAACAGGAAACTTAATAGTTGATATGGGTGGAGGAACTACTGATATTGCTGTTTTAGCATCTGGAGATATTGTTCTTTCAAAATCAATTAAAGTTGCAGGAAACTATTTAAACGATGAGTGTCAAAAATTTATTCGTTCACAATATGGTTTAGAAATTGGTTCAAAAACTGCTGAATCAATTAAAGTTAATGTTGGTTCATTAGCAAAATATCCAGATGAAAGACGTATGAAAGTTTATGGACGTGACGTTGTTTCTGGATTACCAAGAGAAATTGAAATTACACCAGAAGAAGTACGTGAAGTATTAAAAGTACCTGTATCAAGAATTATTGATTTAACAGTTCAAGTTTTAGAAGATACTCCACCAGAATTAGCAGGAGATATTTTTAGAAATGGTATAACTATTTGTGGAGGTTGTGCCTTAATTAGAGGTATCGATAAATATTTTGCAGATACATTGCAATTGCCAACAAAGGTTGGAGAACAACCATTACTTGCTGTTATTAATGGAACTAAAAAATTCGAATCAGAAATTTGAGAAATTATTAAATCTCAAAGACTTCATGATGACATAATGAATAGATAATATTTATTATTTAAAGATACTAATTAAATTAATTAGTATCTTT
This genomic window from Spiroplasma taiwanense CT-1 contains:
- the mreB gene encoding rod shape-determining protein — its product is MALGNKKPTFVSMDLGTANTLVYIAGQGIVYNEPSIVAYRIKENKIIAVGEEAYKMIGKGNKTIRVVRPMVDGVITDIRATEAQLRYIFSKLRITKQLKNSVMLLACPSVITELEKTALKKIAVNLGADQVFVEEEVKMAALGGGVNIYAPTGNLIVDMGGGTTDIAVLASGDIVLSKSIKVAGNYLNDECQKFIRSQYGLEIGSKTAESIKVNVGSLAKYPDERRMKVYGRDVVSGLPREIEITPEEVREVLKVPVSRIIDLTVQVLEDTPPELAGDIFRNGITICGGCALIRGIDKYFADTLQLPTKVGEQPLLAVINGTKKFESEIWEIIKSQRLHDDIMNR